A single region of the Apodemus sylvaticus chromosome 7, mApoSyl1.1, whole genome shotgun sequence genome encodes:
- the Camkv gene encoding caM kinase-like vesicle-associated protein yields the protein MPFGCVTLGDKKNYNQPSEVTDRYDLGQVIKTEEFCEIFRAKDKTTGKLHTCKKFQKRDGRKVRKAAKNEIGILKMVKHPNILQLVDVFVTRKEYFIFLELATGREVFDWILDQGYYSERDTSNVVRQVLEAVAYLHSLKIVHRNLKLENLVYYNRLKNSKIVISDFHLAKLENGLIKEPCGTPEYLAPEVVGRQRYGRPVDCWAIGVIMYILLSGNPPFYEEVEEDDYENHDKNLFRKILAGDYEFDSPYWDDISQAAKDLVTRLMEVEQDQRITAEEAISHEWISGNAASDKNIKDGVCAQIEKNFARAKWKKAVRVTTLMKRLRAPEQSGTATAQSASDAATPGAAGGAIAAAAGGAASASGASATVATEGGAGCAAKSDDIASADRSATPATDGSATPATDGSVTPATDGSITPATDGSVTPATDRSATPATDGRATPATEESTVPATQSSAMPAAKAAATPEPAVAQPDSTALEGATGQAPPSSKGEEATGGAQESQRVETS from the exons ATGCCGTTTGGGTGTGTGACTTTGGGTGACAAGAAGAACTATAACCAGCCATCGGAAGTGACTGACAGATATGATTTGGGACAAGTCATCAAGAC TGAGGAGTTCTGTGAAATCTTCCGGGCCAAGGACAAGACAACAGGCAAGCTGCACACCTGCAAGAAATTCCAGAAGCGTGATGGCCGCAAGGTGCGGAAGGCCGCCAAGAACGAGATTGGAATCCTCAAGAT GGTGAAGCACCCCAACATCCTACAGCTGGTAGATGTGTTTGTGACCCGCAAGGAATACTTCATCTTTCTGGAGCT GGCCACGGGGAGGGAGGTGTTTGACTGGATCCTGGACCAGGGCTACTACTCGGAGCGAGACACGAGCAACGTGGTGCGGCAGGTCCTGGAGGCTGTGGCCTACTTGCACTCGCTCAAGATTGTGCACAGGAACCTCAAG CTGGAAAACCTAGTGTACTACAACAGGCTGAAGAACTCAAAGATCGTCATCAGCGACTTTCACCTGGCTAAGCTAGAGAACGGCCTTATCAAGGAGCCCTGTGGAACCCCGGAGTATCTGG caCCGGAAGTGGTAGGACGGCAACGGTATGGCCGCCCTGTGGACTGCTGGGCCATTGGTGTCATCATGTATATCCT GCTTTCAGGCAACCCGCCCTTCTATGAGGAGGTAGAAGAAGATGACTATGAGAACCATGATAAGAATCTCTTCCGCAAGATCCTGGCTGGTGACTATGAGTTTGACTCTCCGTACTGGGACGATATTTCCCAAGCAG CCAAAGACCTGGTCACAAGGCTGATGGAGGTGGAGCAGGACCAGCGGATCACCGCAGAAGAGGCCATCTCCCATGAATG GATTTCTGGCAATGCAGCTTCTGATAAGAACATCAAGGATGGCGTCTGTGCCCAGATTGAGAAGAACTTTGCCAGAGCCAAGTGGAAG AAGGCTGTCCGAGTGACCACTCTCATGAAGCGGCTCCGGGCACCAGAGCAGTCTGGGACAGCGACAGCCCAGTCGGCTTCAGATGCTGCCACTCCCGGGGCTGCTGGTGGGGCCATCGCTGCAGCTGCAGGTGgagctgcctcagcctctggggcCAGTGCTACTGTAGCCACCGAGGGTGGTGCTGGGTGTGCTGCCAAGAGCGATGACATCGCCTCTGCAGATCGTAGTGCTACCCCAGCCACAGATGGCAGTGCCACTCCAGCCACGGATGGCAGCGTCACCCCAGCCACAGATGGGAGCATCACCCCAGCCACTGACGGGAGTGTCACTCCAGCTACCGACAGGAGTGCGACGCCAGCTACTGATGGCAGAGCCACGCCAGCCACAGAAGAGAGCACAGTGCCTGCCACTCAAAGCAGTGCCATGCCAGCTGCAAAGGCAGCAGCTACCCCGGAGCCGGCTGTGGCCCAGCCGGACAGCACAGCCCTAGAGGGTGCCACAGGCCAGGCTCCACCCTCTAGTAAAGGAGAAGAGGCTACTGGCGGTGCCCAGGAGTCTCAGAGGGTGGAGACAAGCTGA